A genomic window from Zootoca vivipara chromosome Z, rZooViv1.1, whole genome shotgun sequence includes:
- the TTF1 gene encoding transcription termination factor 1, whose product MQNQEIMHRTDASSASNGFHFPELVKKKKKKKKRKEGLNGQGGDQPVTAAPCSPPSSGHSSIFPGLVEDTEATGACRKKTKNVKVEKEIPDSESDATWIPTDNELNSKAGTDTRVCNKKKRKYQPSEQEGGRDICIPETPEKARGLCPVAPLMQHLDLSLQERKEAAELDKTAEFCTPIARKKKKRKKAETPEEASSQLEVSDLENAGYVSESTPVQKKKAKVLLLTEQAEANRASDRLTDIRANPPRLHKHNRTDCSDTEDTQKDLFAPSPPAQHSDLSQEERKKAAELDKTEEFCSPIARKKKKRKKPKAPEEASSQLEASDLENAGLHKHNATNCSDTEDMEEDFFTPLPLVALTQLSDLSQEENNEVNKLDRTVKFSSPATRKKSHKRKNAPSTNDSDDGPQKSSTPVHSDAEESSSSKFSLVDNEFVEFSQLAMKDLDSATKELEEFIPHVRTLSDSAIKQLAGRDLVRFRNFKKKGIAVRFGKFSKKENDQLRQNVEAFLKDTGIETAEKLLFTHRFPQERESISKLKTINLFGAKIAQGIPRPWRLVYYRARKMYDPKNYNGRYSEKEKKKLKKYQAMYGNNWKKISDLMLRSSHSAETKFSEIKSVYNSGPWDSEETRKLVQAIKETLLSKMRGSDSDSEKEDEDGAFTLTYENLYKGISWSQVEAKVGTRHWRQCKQKWLNIVTKKIMGKQTKRSRFEHLRINIALIERLHEVDADDVEEVDWEEISSAIGNVHPYYIRSRFHEIKAYRVPLWNNRSFMEIVNHLYEVTLPMLKKQQTELMAKKNITVEPQQAEDHSWKRVFKFGDIFPDSNSICGDDSDDDQEN is encoded by the exons AGCCTCAAATGGCTTTCATTTCCCAGagttggtgaagaagaagaaaaagaaaaagaagaggaaggagggccTTAATGGACAGGGGGGTGACCAACCTGTGACGGCTGCCCCTTGCTCGCCTCCATCTTCTGGACATTCCTCAATTTTTCCTGGGCTCGTTGAGGATACAGAAGCTACTGGGGCCTgtagaaaaaaaacaaagaacGTAAAAGTTGAGAAAGAGATTCCAGACTCTGAGTCAGATGCTACTTGGATCCCAACAGACAATGAGCTGAATAGCAAGGCTGGAACAGATACTCGCGTGTGTAATAAGAAAAAGAGGAAGTATCAACCTAGTGAACAAGAGGGTGGCAGAGACATTTGCATTCCTGAGACTCCAGAAAAGGCCAGGGGCCTGTGTCCTGTGGCACCCTTAATGCAGCACTTAGATCTTTCCCTGCAGGAAAGAAAAGAGGCAGCTGAGTTGGACAAAACTGCAGAATTTTGTACTCCCATTGCACGGAAAAAGAAAAAGCGTAAAAAAGCTGAAACTCCAGAAGAGGCCAGCAGCCAGCTTGAAGTAAGTGACTTGGAAAATGCAGGTTATGTCTCTGAATCCACACCTGttcagaagaagaaagcaaaggtGCTCTTGTTAACAGAGCAGGCCGAGGCAAATAGAGCTTCTGACAGGCTCACAGATATTAGGGCTAACCCTCCACGTTTGCACAAGCACAATAGAACAGACTGCAGTGACACAGAGGACACACAGAAGGACCTCTTTGCACCTTCACCTCCTGCACAGCACTCAGACCTTTCccaggaggaaagaaaaaaggcagcTGAGTTGGACAAAACTGAGGAGTTTTGTAGTCCCATTGCACGGAAGAAAAAAAAGCGTAAAAAACCTAAAGCTCCAGAAGAGGCCAGCAGCCAGCTTGAAGCCAGTGACTTGGAAAATGCAGGTTTGCACAAGCACAATGCAACCAACTGCAGTGACACAGAGGACATGGAGGAGGACTTCTTTACACCTTTGCCTCTTGTAGCCTTAACACAGCTCTCAGACCTTTCCCAAGAGGAGAACAATGAGGTGAATAAGTTGGACAGAACTGTGAAATTCAGCAGCCCTGCCACACGAAAGAAATCACATAAGCGTAAAAATGCTCCCAGCACGAATGATTCCGATGATGG GCCACAGAAATCCTCGACTCCTGTTCATTCGGACGCTGAGGAATCATCTTCCAGCAAGTTTTCCCTTGTGGACAATGAGTTTGTAGAATTTTCCCAGCTTGCAATGAAAGATCTAGACTCTGCCACCAAGGAGCTGGAAGAGTTCATTCCTCATGTCAGGACCCTGAGTGATTCAGCGATCAAACAGCTGGCTGGTCGGGACCTGGTCAGGTTTAGAAATTTTAAGAAAAAAG GCATTGCAGTGCGATTTGGCAAATTTTCCAAGAAGGAAAACGACCAGCTGCGGCAAAATGTTGAGGCCTTCTTGAAAGACACTGGGATAGAGACTGCAGAAAAACTCCTCTTTACTCACAGGTTTCCCCAAGAGAGAGAATCCATCAGCAAGCTGAAAACTATAAACTTGTTTGGTGCAAAGATTG CTCAGGGAATTCCAAGGCCATGGAGGCTAGTATATTACCGAGCAAGAAAAATGTACGATCCCAAGAATTATAATGGAAG GTATtctgaaaaggagaaaaagaagctCAAGAAGTATCAAGCCATGTATGGCAACAACTGGAAAAAGATATCGGACCTGATGCTTCGCAGTAGCCATTCAGCTGAAACAAAATTTTCTGAGATCAAGTCTG TGTATAACTCCGGTCCTTGGGATTCTGAAGAGACAAGGAAGCTAGTTCAAGCCATCAAGGAGACACTGCTGTCCAAAATGAGAGGTTCAGACTCTGATTCAGAGAAAGAGGATGAGGATGGAGCATTCACGCTCACGTATGAGAATCTCTACAAGGGCATCTCGTGGTCCCAAGTGGAAGCCAAAGTGGGCACCAGGCACTGGAGGCAGTGTAAACAGAAGTG GCTTAATATTGTAACCAAGAAGATTATGGGTAAGCAGACGAAGAGGAGCAGATTTGAACATCTGCGGATAAATATTGCCCTCATTGAAAG GTTGCATGAAGTGGACGCTGATGACGTGGAAGAAGTTGATTGGGAAGAGATATCCAGTGCTATAGG GAATGTCCATCCATATTATATTCGGAGCAGATTTCATGAAATCAAGGCTTACCGTGTCCCTCTTTGGAATAACAGAAGTTTCATGG AAATCGTCAATCATCTGTATGAAGTGACACTTCCAATGTTAAAGAAACAACAGACAGAGTTAATGGCAAAAAAGAATATAACTGTGGAGCCCCAGCAAGCTGAAGACCACAGCTGGAAAAGAGTTTTCAAGTTCGGCGACATCTTTCCTGACAGCAACAGTATCTGTGGTGATGACTCAGACGATGATCAGGAGAATTAG